One segment of Purpureocillium takamizusanense chromosome 7, complete sequence DNA contains the following:
- a CDS encoding uncharacterized protein (BUSCO:EOG09261ZFN~COG:A~EggNog:ENOG503NX75), whose protein sequence is MQDLNAPVGQGGPNPGAPGRFQGHASKPSTSDTGFSHGAFTSNISGFADRHPRRGNVPSLNTQAMGHQNQPGSPSNAGDLASPGTAFDMQFTPLLPSQLLLGSPFQPGSPAAFGSPQFQSLPGFQQAGQQHGGNQGHSGGVSSPIQQSISPQPYQTMVSPSTYGAPQFFPPQSPTGGFSMQAPMQPASPVSMGSGVVTGTSRTVYLGNIPPDTSAEEILGHVRSGQIESVRLLPDKNCAFISFLDASSATHFHSDAILKKLCIKSQDIKVGWGKPSQVPTSVALAVQQSGASRNVYLGNLPEDITDAELREDLGKFGVIDTVKIVREKNIAFVHYLSIANAIKAVSQLPQEPKWQAPRRVFYGKDRCAYVSKTQQQNAAQYLGIAPGYAHMLTGADRDLISNALAQQSVAAAAVATTAGGINNLGNRTIYLGNIHPETTIEEICNVVRGGLLHHIRYIPDKHICFVTFIDPTAAASFYALSNLQGLMIHNRRLKIGWGKHSGALPPAIALAVSGGASRNVYVGNLDETWTEDRLRQDFSEFGEIELVNTLREKSCAFVNFTNIANAIKAIEAIRGKEEYRKFKVNFGKDRCGNPPRQMQQNQSPRGDGVSSPPPNGSQSNSSPPNGPQQSAVLFNANNNPLTMYLSQLSQQVQHQQQQQTQQQHPMHMQHPLFHAAQSSPNDLSLDVPQQGQLSGHGQSASISNGYAAAAAAVSGATTIGGLLAPGPRGQHSRAVSLPVLAPGFENGGNSPGSVPGSNGSEGERRGHHYQASFGGMGAGGFGLAIQGGLNGWVEEEVAN, encoded by the coding sequence ATGCAGGACCTCAACGCACccgtcggccaaggcggccccAATCCTGGCGCCCCTGGTCGTTTCCAAGGCCATGCCTCCAAGCCCTCAACCAGTGACACTGGCTTTTCGCACGGCGCCTTCACCTCCAACATCTCGGGCTTTGCCGaccgtcatcctcgtcgaggcaATGTCCCTTCGCTGAACACGCAGGCTATGGGCCACCAGAACCAGCCGGGGTCTCCCTCCAATGCCGGTGACCTGGCCAGCCCAGGCACCGCTTTCGATATGCAGTTCACCCCACTACTTCCGTCTCAGTTGCTCCTTGGGAGCCCCTTTCAACCTGGGAGCCCTGCTGCTTTTGGCAGCCCGCAATTCCAGAGTCTGCCAGGATTCCAACAGgctggccagcagcacggggGCAACCAGGgccacagcggcggcgtctctAGCCCTATTCAGCAGAGCATCTCTCCACAGCCTTACCAGACGATGGTGTCTCCTTCGACCTATGGGGCACCGCAGTTCTTCCCTCCTCAGTCGCCCACCGGGGGCTTCAGCATGCAGGCACCCATgcagcccgcctcgcccgtgtccATGGGATCCGGTGTTGTAACTGGCACCAGCCGCACGGTGTATCTCGGCAACATCCCCCCGGACACGTCGGCAGAGGAAATTCTGGGACACGTTCGCAGCGGGCAGATCGAGTCTGTGCGCCTCCTTCCCGACAAAAACTGTGCCTTCATTTCGTTCCTCGACGCCAGTTCCGCTACCCACTTCCACTCAGATGCCATCTTGAAAAAGCTCTGCATCAAAAGTCAGGATATCAAAGTCGGCTGGGGCAAGCCATCCCAGGTCCCCACTTCTGTGGCCCTAGCTGTGCAGCAGTCTGGTGCCTCTCGCAATGTCTACCTGGGAAATCTTCCAGAGGATATtaccgacgccgagctgcgcgaggaccTGGGAAAATTCGGCGTCATTGACACTGTCAAGATTGTCAGGGAGAAAAATATTGCCTTCGTCCACTATCTCTccatcgccaacgccatcaaggccgtTTCTCAGCTCCCCCAGGAGCCAAAGTGGCAGGCACCTCGCCGTGTCTTCTACGGCAAAGACCGATGCGCCTACGTGTCCAAGACACAACAGCAGAACGCCGCCCAGTACCTGGGAATTGCTCCTGGATACGCGCACATGTTGACAGGGGCTGATCGTGATCTGATTTCGAACGCCCTTGCCCAGCAGTCcgtggccgctgctgccgtcgccaccaccgccggaGGAATAAACAACTTGGGTAACCGCACCATCTACCTAGGTAACATTCACCCTGAGACGACCATCGAGGAGATTTGCAATGTGGTAAGGGGTGGTCTGTTGCACCACATCCGCTACATTCCGGACAAGCACATCTGCTTCGTCACCTTCATTGACCCGACTGCGGCTGCTTCCTTCTACGCCCTCAGCAACCTGCAAGGCTTGATGATTCACAACCGACGACTCAAGATCGGGTGGGGAAAGCATTCTGGTGCGCTGCCTCCGGCTATTGCCCTTGCAGTAAGTGGCGGTGCCTCTCGCAACGTCTATGTTGGCAACTTGGACGAGACATGGACCGAGGACCGCCTGCGCCAGGACTTCTCCGAATTTGGCGAGATTGAACTGGTCAACACCCTGAGGGAGAAGAGCTGCGCGTTTGTGAACTTCACCAACATTGCCAATGCCATCAAGGCTATCGAGGCGATCCGCGGCAAGGAAGAGTACCGGAAATTCAAAGTCAACTTCGGCAAGGACCGCTGCGGAAACCCGCCCCGCCAGATGCAGCAAAATCAGTCTCCCCGGGGCGATGGAGTCTCGTCGCCCCCGCCCAACGGGTCGCAGAGCAACAGCTCGCCTCCGAATGGCCCACAGCAATCGGCTGTATTGTTCAACGCCAACAATAACCCGCTCACCATGTACCTCAGCCAACTGTCCCAGCAGGTtcagcaccaacagcagcaacaaacccaacagcagcacccgATGCACATGCAGCACCCACTCTTCCATGCAGCACAGTCGTCGCCCAACGATCTGTCCCTAGATGTGCCCCAGCAGGGTCAGTTGAGTGGCCACGGCCAATCCGCTAGTATCTCCAATGGGtatgctgccgctgccgctgccgtctccGGTGCAACCACCATCGGCGGTTTGCTCGCTCCTGGACCTCGAGGTCAACACAGCCGTGCGGTCAGCCTTCCGGTCCTGGCCCCTGGTTTCGAGAACGGTGGCAATAGCCCCGGCAGCGTCCCGGGAAGCAATGGAAGCGAGGGCGAACGTCGTGGCCACCACTACCAGGCTAGCTTTGGAGGGATGGGagccggcggcttcggcctgGCGATCCAGGGTGGTCTTAACGGAtgggtcgaggaagaggtggCAAACTAA
- a CDS encoding Asparagine--tRNA ligase (COG:J~EggNog:ENOG503NVRS~BUSCO:EOG09261CQG) produces the protein MAAVQELAERVKGDDKVYVDTDTGADDQTADGSEAKPFKTLAYAYIHNAGGRPTAQYLTRASVTGAIGPDEDPSARLTWKEPAKSAVKKAQGALDAHKKKLAKQEQALAAEEARKKQRLDNLEAAKKIVLKEDANLPKAVKIIIGDKDVELGDGADKKGARVKVSGRIHRLRAQKQATFITLIDGGGHLQCVLQAGDLTRTYNALTFAQGTSLTLYGEMRKVPEGQQAPDNRELHVDYYEVIGASPSDEDAITNKVSSAQNQWDAQMLDNRHLVLRGDHAASVMKLRAAVEWAFTKAYHEMKFVKVSPPALVQTQVEGGATLFKVPYYDEEAYLTQSSQLYLETVLPSLGNVYCIEKSFRAEKSLTRRHLSEYTHVEAELDFIDFSDLLEHLEEIICRVIDTVLADAEMTAFLKELNPGFARPSRPFMRMKYADAIEWLNKQDPPIPNEDGNPHVFGDDIAEAAERKMTDAINRPIFLTHFPVEIKAFYMKKDPSDLRVTESVDCLMPGVGEIVGGSMRMEGYEELLAAYDKQGIPAKDYYWYTDQRKYGTSPHGGYGLGLERFLAWMANQHTVRTTCMYPRFMGRCKP, from the exons ATGGCGGCAGTGCAGGAGCTCGCTGAGCGAGTcaagggcgacgacaaggtctACGTCGACACCGacacgggcgccgacgaccagACGGCTGACGGCTCCGAGGCGAAGCCCTTCAAGACGCTCGCCTACGCCTACATTCacaacgccggcggccgtccgACTGCGCAATACCTCACCCGCGCCTCCGTCACCGGGGCCATTGGCCCGGATGAGGACCCCTCCGCGCGATTGACGTGGAAGGAGCCCGCCAAGAGCGCCGTCAAGAAGGCCCaaggcgccctcgacgcccacaagaagaagctggccaagcaggagcaggccctggccgcggaggaggcccgcaagaagcagcgcctcgacaaccttgaggcggccaagaagatcGTCCTCAAGGAGGACGCGAACCTGCCCAAGGCCGTTAAGATCATCATTGGCGACAAGGATGTGGagctcggtgacggcgccgacaagaagGGTGCCCGCGTCAAGGTCTCGGGCCGCATCCACCGGCTGAGGGCGCAGAAGCAGGCGACCTTCATCACCCTCAtcgacggtggcggccacCTGCAGTGCGTGCTGCAGGCCGGAGACCTGACCAGGACGTACAATGCCCTGACTTTCGCCCAGGGCACGTCCCTTACGCTGTACGGCGAAATGCGCAAGGTCCCCGAAGGCCAACAGGCGCCCGACAACCGCGAGCTGCACGTCGACTACTACGAGGTTATTGGCGCCTCCCccagcgacgaggatgccatcaccaacaaggTCTCGTCGGCTCAGAACCAGTGGGACGCACAGATGCTGGACAACCGACACCTGGTGCTGAGAGGAGACCATGCCGCGTCCGTGATGAAGCTacgcgcggccgtcgagtgGGCCTTTACCAAGGCCTATCACGAGATGAAGTTCGTCAAGGTTTCGCCACCGGCTCTCGTCCAGACCCAGGTTGAAGGCGGTGCCACCCTCTTCAAGGTGCCCTACTACGATGAGGAGGCCTACCTGACCCAGTCGTCCCAGCTCTACCTGGAGACGGTGCTGCCCAGTCTGGGCAACGTCTACTGCATCGAAAAGTCTTTCCGTGCCGAGAAGAGCCTGACGCGTCGCCACTTGTCCGAATACACGCACGTGGAGGCGGAGCTTGACTTTATCGATTTCTCCGACCTGCTGGAGCACCTCGAAGAGATCATCTGCCGCGTCATCGACACGGTTCTGGCGGATGCCGAGATGACGGCATTCCTTAAGGAACTCAACCCTGGTTTCGCGCGGCCCTCACGCCCCTTTATGCGCATGAAgtacgccgacgccatcgagtGGCTCAACAAGCAAGACCCGCCCATCCCCAACGAGGATGGCAACCCTCACGTCTTtggcgacgacatcgccgaggccgctgaGCGCAAGATGACCGACGCCATCAACCGGCCCATCTTCCTGACACACTTCCCCGTCGAGATCAAGGCCTTCTACATGAAGAAGGACCCCAGCGACCTCCGCGTTACGGAGAGCGTCGACTGCCTGATGCCTGGGGTTGGCGAGATCGTCGGTGGATCGATGAGGATGGAGGGctacgaggagctgctcgcggcgtACGACAAGCAGGGCATCCCCGCCAAGGATTACTACTGGTACACCGACCAGCGAAA GTATGGCACTTCGCCGCACGGCGGCTACGGGCTGGGCCTGGAGCGCTTCCTGGCCTGGATGGCTAACCAGCACACGGTTCGGACGACATGCATGTACCCACGCTTCATGGGGCGATGCAAGCCTTGA
- a CDS encoding Agmatinase (COG:G~EggNog:ENOG503NUEG~SECRETED:SignalP(1-18~SECRETED:cutsite=SAA-CG~SECRETED:prob=0.2691)): MKSTALVSLLLWSGLSAACGGQGDHDGKEWTKEELDELEAKWGFDWPFSGIGSFAHLDHSKCLTDPSVNYDIAIVGAPFDTAVSFRPGARFGPRAIRQASSRQTGFRGFNARASVNPYQNWAKIIDCGDIPITPFDNNIARDQMTQALTELGKRKAVSALSPKPKLMTLGGDHSLTLPALRALKEIHGRPIRVLHFDAHLDTWNPNAYPSYWGATQFTHGSMFWMANQEGLLSNSSTEASVHAGLRTRLGGTEWVDNEDDSSQNWVRFSADDMDDMGTQGIIDGIMRVLGTEDPVYLSVDIDVLDPAFAPGTGTPEPGGWTTRELIRVLRGIEGLNLVGADVVEVSPAYQGRGEETALAAAQVVYELLSSMVKRGMKEMGKEVVPETKQKLLKAAGKSNGKDEL, translated from the exons gcgggcagggcgaccacgacggcaaggagtGGACAAAGGAGGAGCTAGACGAGTTGGAGGCGAAATGGGGCTTTGAC tGGCCGTTCTCTGGCATCGGATCATTTGCGCATCTGGACCACTCCAAGTGCCTGACTGATCCGTCGGTCAACTATGACATTGCCATTGTCGGCGCGCCCTTTGACACGGCCGTCTCCTTCAGGCCAG GTGCCCGCTTCGGGCCGCGGGCCATCCGCCAGGCCTCCTCCCGTCAGACAGGCTTCCGCGGCTTCAATGCTCGCGCGAGTGTCAACCCGTACCAGAACTGGGCCAAGATCATCGACTGCGGTGACATTCCCATCACGCCCTTTGACAACAACATTGCACGCGACCAGATGACGCAGGCTTTGACGGAGCTGggcaagcgcaaggccgtctcggcgctgagccccaagcccaagctCATGaccctgggcggcgaccacAGCCTGACGCTACCGGCACTACGGGCACTCAAGGAGATTCACGGGCGACCTATTCGTGTGCTCCACTTTGACG CCCATCTCGACACTTGGAACCCCAATGCCTACCCCTCGTACTGGGGTGCGACGCAGTTCACGCATGGCTCCATGTTCTGGATGGCCAACCAGGAGGGCCTCCTCTCCAACTCGTCTACTGAGGCGTCGGTGCACGCTGGGCTGCGGACacgcctcggcggcacggAGTGGGtcgacaacgaggacgacTCGTCGCAGAACTGGGTGCGCTTttccgccgacgacatggacgacatGGGCACGCAGGGCATCATCGACGGCATCATGCGCGTGCTCGGCACCGAGGACCCTGTGTACCTGTCGGTGGACATTGACGTACTGGACCCGGCCTTTGCGCCTGGCACGGGCACGCCCGAACCCGGTGGCTGGACGACGCGCGAGCTGATCCGCGTACTCCGTGGCATCGAGGGTCTCAACCtcgtgggcgccgacgtcgtcgaggtgtCGCCCGCATACCAGGGCAGGGGTGAAGAGACAGctctggcggccgcccaggTTGTCTACGAGCTGCTGAGCTCCATGGTCAAGCGTGGCATGAAGGAGATGGGCAAGGAAGTGGTGCCCGAGACGAAGCAGAAGCTGCTCAAGGCCGCTGGGAAGAgcaacggcaaggacgagctGTGA